The Caenorhabditis elegans chromosome I genome includes the window tcagTCGAGGGATAAGTAGATTTCAGTCGAGGGATAAGTAGAATTTCAGTCGAGGGATAAGATCTACATATAaagctcggaaaattttcaaaattttctatttttaaaataaattttgagcttgttaaaatcagaaaaatgagagaaaacttcaaaaaaactaacataAGTTGtaatttgagctgaaaatatgaaaactgaaatttttcaaaaataaaaaaaatcttgtctAACACTGTGAGACAATAGAGtagtagaaaatttttttttaattttttctgcagaTTATGGATATATCTCAGAACATTATCCAAAGCTTtaatagtcaaaaaaaaagaagtttgcaaaaagaaaattattagggaaaaaatttaaaattgcaaatttaaattcagtcagttttgaaaaaaaaatacctaTAAAAATACTGTAAATTAATAGAAATAGGTTTTCATATagcattttgaaaagaaaaatctaaCCCTTTTCAATCTACCAGACCTATTTCAAAACGGAaacggttttaaaaaatagaaatttccaaattttaatgggtaaacaaaaatatttttcaattttctacacaaatttttttagctaaGAAATCAATGAAACCTATAGAAAACCCCAGTAAAAGAATGGTGTGAACATTGCAAACACCCATACTTTAATTAATTGGATTTCTGGGGTTGGAGGTGGTAGAAAAGAGGATTAAGgttctagaaaaattcaattttttttcctctaaTTTTTTACGATATatagaatttaaaatgaaaattcttatAGTAACGCTAAGAAGAAAAATCTCTGCACTTTCGCTATAAAAAAGTGGGCTCAGCGAGCTTGTTAGATGCCACttctttgctcatttttgtgGTGTTAGTGACCACAGAGAGTGTCAACGGAAGCATGTTTAAAGAAAATAGGCTAGAAAAAGAGGGATAAACATATATCTATGCATTTAGAATTATGGAACATTTAtggatgaagatgatgaatttttaagtgtttAGGAACGGtcttaacaaattttttttgaaaatataatacatTTTAAGCCTGAGCTTTTAGTGTAGtatgattttcaagtttcaatatGTCAAGAACTTTTTCTACTAAAAccattttctttaaaagtgAGTCTGATTTCCTAAGTTCTGCtcttttcaccaaaaatttaaataatttcacgtcatgcaaaattgaataaaaaattgaattttagaagaacgggaaaattttcttcaagaaaTTTCGATGACGTCACCAAGTGGTAGAATGTCCGTTTTTGtttctttagattttttgagagCCTGAGGGGAGGGGGCCTACGCCTacgcctatgcctaagcctaagcctaagcctatgcctatgccttaGACCAatcccaagcctaagcctatgcctaagcctggGCCTAAGACTgggtctaagcctaagcataagcctaagcctaatcctaagcttaagcataagcctaagcctaacttaaggaatgaaaattccaaaaaaaaaggaaaaaaaaacgcctgGTGCGAATGAACGACTAAATTTCCGGTAACTGAAGCTGAGAGGGGGCTCGCTGAGCAACAACCAGCCAAAACCGGGAGTTTTCCatcatccaaaaaaaattgagaaagccATATTGAATTTATATGTCCGGTTTGAAAGtatgctcaaaaatgctccTTTGGGAACTTATTTGcatttgaatttcaagaatACTTACTCTCTGCAAGAAGACAGATGCAGTCAGGGATTAAGAGGTTTTGAAGTGGAATCGGAAGGGACAGGAGGGGGACATGGAGACATGAGAAAGTGTgctttagtttcaaaaaagtttcaaaaaaaaaaaaggattttgtttgaaaatttaaaaaaatccggaaattttgaaatgaaattttatcagtgaatttcaaatttattccaCCAATTTTTAATCTTTCTAAAAGTGGTTTTGGtatatttatataattttgaatttggaacttttttttctaaaccttcaatttttcgaataaaaatgtcTGCAAATTGTTCGGTGAGCCCtgagcaatttttcaactaataaaaatagtcaaaaaaaaaatccacgactttggagcaattttacTAGCTTCTAAAATAgtgacatttcaaaaaattgaaactttttgattgaaaactcTTATTTCAGgtaaatttccgattttttcttctcaaaagtttgcaaaaatgagCCCGACAGACTCCAAATGTTTCTTCCCATGtggggaaaaaaatgaaactcaataacttttttctcccCATTTCAATTCCACCTATTCAATTCGAACGACAATTTgtacccaattttttttcaactttttgcaaCTATTTTCTCTTGGAACcaattttctgggttttttaatctaaaaattaaagtaaagTAACttatttttatggttttttgtgGATCTTAAAATACAtgaaatactattttttgaaaaaatgtcagtaaaaaattgttttttttttttaattttttatgtctTTGTgttgttttgtatttttattttcagttgtatttttaaaaatttatgaaaaaattatttaaaaaaaacgaaccttTGCATCAGCCttctttttgataattatCCTCGGTTTCcgattcttctcattttcctttttcttcatttgagCTGCTAGCATTCTAAAAAAGTGGTTGAACTGTacctattttgaaatgttattttgaagcaaaaaactagaaaagcacattttttaaacttctgcctctaaaatttcaattcaaaattggattttttttttgaaaaaaatctaaaaaaatcttcaatttaacattttctataaattttaaaaacaaaacaacaagCTTTGGAGCAACAGAAAAGTCCAAAAAAGTTAGGATTTGATTTCTCCCATTTCTGCCCAATTTAGCAACTGATAATCCGATTTGAAAAGGTCTCGGTTGCGTAAAaagagttttaaattaaattagcGTTTTCCCAAAATACTGCCGAcagttgttaaaattttgaaatttttgtagtacaattttgtgaaagaaagtttaaaatgttcGGTTCTTTTTAGACaaatttctgacattttttgtaaatttgtcCTTACCTATTCTGCGGTAATTGGTTCAAATCcgacaaatttatttttccaattccaaGCGAGACACCACGTGCGGCCATCATCTTGAAAATTGTGGGCAGAGGTGGAGGTAGCGggtgaaaatctggaaatttttgaaacttatttaaataaaattatatcttTAATATCAAGAGTTAcaagaaaattgtcaactggaCAAATGttgcaattaaaatttcacatactttgttagttggaaacttttttctatctttAACCGTTTTGGAGATATGAGGGTTTGAAATTGGGAGAGTtagagagaaagagagcgCAGAGAGGGGAGATTGTCTCGCAGTCTGCGTCTCCTCCTCCTCACTCTCTCTCGCACTTGAACTTCAAGTTTCCGTATTTTTGTAACAGCTAGATCCAAAAAAGTGGTAGAAAAtcctagaaaaatttcagatttttctttcCGAAAAAGGAGACGAAAAAGGGAATTGTCAAGGGATTGGAAAGCAACAATTTAGAATTCAAtggcttcttcttttccctTTTTATGCGTGGGTAGAtcacaagaagaagaagcagaagaagaggaagaagccGTGAAAATTCCAGTagaaaactgctcaaaaaccCCGAAAGCTATTCAATTATTCAGCTTCTTTGCGGGCTCAGAAAAGTCTTCAGAATaatgaaaagaagagaaagaaaggaaaacatttttccccttttttagaagtcattttttattcttggATGAAATATTCGAATATGTAAATTCAtgaatatttatgaaaactggataaatttgaacttttatgaTCGAAGGATTTGAAGGAAATGACGTAAAGGGCATTGGGAGGAGggaagagagagaaaaaagcggacccgcaagatgtcggctgctatggaaaattttaattttatttgtatcGGTTTTGTCTCAggggatttaaaaaatttgttggcgaaaaatgaaaacggaattttggtcggaaattaaaattgttataggaaaattttgagccgaaaatttgaaattttattttcaaaaattttggtggggaattcaaaatttttggaaaatttgacggggaataaaagttttaatttttcaggaaattataaattttatctaatttttttcgataattttggatgaaaattaatttaattttgttatctttaaaaatttctaagaaattcaaattttattttttagaaaatttttgactgaaaattcaatttttcaaaattttggcaagacattttggcgggaagttgaaactaaatttttccagaaaaatttatcagaattttcaaatttttacaaaaaaaaattcaattattttcaaaatttaatttggcgGATAATATATCGgcggaaaattcgattttttatttaattattttttcaaaaaagttcaaatattcaaaaaaaattttgcgggaatttaaattttttacagaacatTCTGGcggaatattcaaaatttaaaaaaaaaaaaaaaaagaaaaaaatttttgcgaaaatttaaatgttttcaaaaaaacattttttaatatgatttttaaccAGATTTGATTCAATGtttcattattcaaaaaattagtaggcgcgtaggcaggcatgaggcataactaaaaaatgttttttcaaacctAATTTCAGTcgatttttgcttcaaaaagcGCAAATCAGAAAGCTCACTCCCATAAATTTTTACGACTTCCACTACTACAAAACTTAATCCACATGAcctgaaatttcgagaaaaagctccaaaaaaataaggacaaagaaaaatgaaaaaagaagggGAAAAAGTAATTGGAGAAGAAGtcacaagaagaagaaggtggACAAGATAGatatctctgcgtctctactctctctctctctctctcctctACGGAGCTCCGCGAGCTTCAGAGGTCCCTCTTCACTAGCTGTTTGGAAAAGAGAAGAATGAAAATGTCAGAGAGGGGGacagagagacgcagagaaaaagaaCGGATggatgaaaaaagaagagaataaAGGAGATTCTAGTTTTGAACAGCAATTTTTTGACGGACGGAGAAGGACGGGTGGAGATTGACATTTATGgacatttttgacttttttgtgtTGTGCAAAAACTTATGgtccattttttgagaagcgTTAGTAGCttaaaaatggttaaaattctctgaaaaatttaattatgaatttccgccaaaattttttttttggaaaactcaaatatctctgtaatttttttttaatttaaaatttcaattcgcagataattttttgaaaattatacaattttaaagttgaatttaccgagaattgtttaaaatttgaacttcccgccaaaatgctctgaaccaaaatgtttttttttaattttaaaattttcaataatatcGTGAGGatttattacgggaacacaaaattttgagaatgcgtattttGCAGCATATTTGAAgtgcaaaatatctcgtagcgaaaactacagtaattctttaaatgactactgtagcacttgtgtcgatttccgggctagatttttgaaacgaatttcgggttttccattttcattagttttttcgtattattttctGGTGCTGAATTAACATTCAATAGATGAAGTCCGTAAATCGCCAcaaacgctacagtagtcatttaaagaattactgtagttttatgggatattttgcgcgtcgaatatgttgcgcaatacgcattctcagaatttcgtgTTTCCgtaatgaaaattatttgaatctCCCAccgaaatgttttgaaatatttgaataaaaattgaatttcgatttgaatttcccgccaaaataatttttggagatattattttttctaatttttttttgttgaaaaagtaaatttgaatttccctaaAGTGTTTTTAActggaatttcgaatttcgactgactacaaactacgatttgcagactacaaactacaacaggAGAAACATATTggaagtatttttcaaataattttccaattaaaaatctgaacaaattctttaaaaaaattgaaaaacaacatttttttttgaattttttcctataaaaacgagaaaatggCTAATTTCCGGATGGCTGattcttttcaatattttctcttttttcaatttctcaatgagaaaaaacggagaaaaaaaGGAGTTTTACGATGAAGCTCCTGtgctcccaaaaaaaaaggggaTACAAATTGAGATACAGCACAGGAAATTACGGAGACACAGACATGCGAATGCGAAATTAATTGGATTCGATGGTCCTGCGGATACAAGCTCGCTCCGTtgagaaataataaaaattcgaattttcgggTTCCTGTGTAGGCGGAATTGTTGCTCTCCGTGcctattttttgtattttctctgaattttcagtatattttattttcagtataaaaaaaatcaaataactattcatttttctaattacaaaaaaaaattctatggcttcaaaaatttatagacaGAATTGATGAAAAGTTGAGGTTTTTCAGCGTGAACCCAGTGGCCAGAGTCCGGAATCGCGTCGAATTGGacctgaaaaatgagattttttaagatcaaattcaattttttgcagaattttcaagCGAACCTGTGGAAAAAGGCATTTAATATCGGGTTTATGATCGTCTGGAACATATCCTGAATTTGCTCCGTGGAGAAAGAGAGTGGGGCCTCGGAAACTGCCAACTGGGAGGgtatatctggaaaaatttaatttcgaattagagtttttgaaaaaattatagattttgataaagaaaaagggtctgaatttttgaaaattcggcgaaaaaatagaaaaaaaaattggaaaatgtgtttttttaaaaaatgtggcaaattggagatttttagctaaatttaaccgtaaaatgttttcgatttttttaaaatctttgtttcataattgaaaaaaaattagctttatTTTTAACTAAGAAAAAAAggtcagaaaaaaatttgtttgttttttattttttaaccaaaatatttttaaagtttttttccttaaaatttcaaaaactttttttcagaaaaaaaagtccaaaacgatttaaaacattaaaaaaaaattttttttcgaaaaattggaaaaatttaccttttttgatattttaaaattcgaaaaattcaacattgtTTTAATTCTGTAGatgattttttcctatttttgtttttctatttctaacttaaacaaattaatttttcaggaaaaaaagaacaaaaaacgagatttttttttaatttgaaatgtttctaaaaaataggaaaaaaattaagttttttttaggttttttcaatttttttttcagaaaaccgtCTAAAATGAgattaagatttaaaaaaaatttcaaatttttatttgatatttcaaaaaatcaaaattgaacaaaaaatttgaaattttcgacaatttttagaaaatcgaaaaaaattgttttaattttctagatggttttttttttgtaaatttatgcgctttttcagacaatttttgctcaaaaaatagaaatttagctaaaaatctaccagaatgtgcaaaaataaagtttttaacacaatttctaggttttcggcaattttcgtcaatttttcgctaaaaagcTTCAGATTTCTCTCCAGTACCCCAAAATCTCATCCACATGGCTATCGATCGtattaatattgattttccactCCATTTGCCCCTCATTTTCACTCGACGGCTGCAAATTTGTGAGAATAAATTGGCGCATTGCCAAGTCTGGAATCGCCGATTCAAGATCCTTGAGAATTTCCTTTCGAGTGCGACAAAGATCCACGTTTCGCATGGTTTTGATGAGCTCTCGGAAttctggaaaaagaaaattgggggatttttgaaaaaattaaaaaaaaaatttttttcagacctaAATGCCGCCTGGAATATCCCTTGGGTGATACATCCTCcacaatcaatttttcgattcgaTCACTCCATTTTGAGTCGATTGCAAGCCTCATGACAATTTTTCCACCCATTGAGTggcctgaaattaaaaaaatatatataaaaatttttttttttaatttttcaaaattttacctAATAAATTAACCCTAGTTTTCTTGGTTTCCTCCTTGACTTTATCAATAAATAATACTAAATCCTCTGCCATTTCTGTATAAGACATAGTTTCGGTATGCGGTGAGCTTCCATGATTCCGCACGTCTACCGCATACACTGGAGCCTCTAACTTCTTGTGCAGCGCCTTTCCGACAGAGTTCCAGTTCTGTTTTTGCCCGAATAATCCATGAACAATTACTAAAGGAGAATTTCTATCGAGTTCTGGTGATGAGTAGCTGGCGTATGTCATGGGAACctggaaaatatatatttttggttttttgagaaaaaactgattttaaaacttaccggtgcgaattttcggcaagaagtgtgaatattttttgcattttttgaattggaaatCGTTTTCGCTAAATTTCGGCTTACTAGCATTGTGAAAACCGGTTTTAAAACCTgctaaaaacagaaaaaagtgaacaaaaataaataaaaagtacAGTGCTACGATACTCCGAAATAACGCTAGCGCGCTTTGTTTATCGTAAATCCACAGGGAAAGCAAAGAGAGGGAATTTAAATATagttgttgcaaaattttgtcataaatgatttttccgctagaaaacggtaaaaaatcatatattttcaTGACGTCACTCTATTCAAATCATAACTTTTCCATATTTTAACCGATATTTTGTTTGTGCGGCCGCCCTTTTCCGAATGATTCATTCCCGGCGGTCttcaacacatttttaatCTCCGCCAGCAACAATTTTATATTATCAATACACGGTGGTTCCGCCGCTGCGCACTACACTCGCCGACGTACACATTCCGccgaaaaattgtatattaatcgaaatttttacatGGGAAACTGTGACTTTTCAGGTTACAGAAAACCATTTTCCCAAAGTTTTTTGCGGAACAGggcaaataatttgaaaaatggcaataAAAGTTTGGAATTCTGTGCCTTTCCCTGCTTTTTCCCGCAATCGCTTGACGTGTTTTTGCCTGTTGCCAGCCAGCTTTGTCAATAGACacatatatgtatgtatacCGAACAGCTTTTCGCCCCTCCCTACCGGATGCTTCTTTGTTGTCACCGAGATATCGAACACCTGTAAgctttttagtaaattttcaatgatttttattagaaaaaaccattaatttcagcttaaattgctaaaaattataaatattacGGAGAAACCAGGGTTTGCGaaatttctgtagtttttcCCGCGACTTAATAAAACCCAGgagtttttattgttataCTTGGGTTTTAATCATAAATTTATCGAAAACAACACAAAAGTCGATAAAAATCTGCATGTacacaatttcaaaactacagtaatcctcaaaggcgcacaccttttcacatttaacaaaaatttgtcgtttcgAAACTAGGAACcgtatttttgtatttttcggcGCAAAAATCGCAACATTTCCAGTATGGGtaatagaaaacatttaaattttccaaaaaaaacttccggaAACGTTCGATTTCCGCCCACCCTTTGTTATTCATATTTCCGCGGAGGTATTTGACCTCTGACTGCATAAAGATTTACAACTTCATTCTGTCCTGTACCTTATCTCATTCATCATCAATCTACTCGTCATATTTCCCATCATTTTTGGTGTCTGTCTTTATTTTACGGTCGTTTTAAGAGTTATTTAGAGTAAAAGTTGGAGAAAATTGCcttgaaatacttttttggtaCTAAAACAAACGAATATCAGtattaaaacgtttttaaaattttataaaacttatattttaagcttaaaattgaattcccgcgcattTGGAAAGCCAAGTgcaatggagcgcgtttgaattttagaatttttttttcaacttctattggtttttccttgattttccgaaattgcccagacagttttttgtttgcgtTTTTACTTACGCGACTTCCCATCAGCAGGTTTTCcccaaaatttagaaaaatcggtaattttccattttttgaataaaaattttgaatttcccgctaaaaattagctgaaaattcaaaaaagtcgtgaactttttattttttttctagtttttgattcaaaaattctacatTTCTACACCAAAATCATGTATCGAAACATTAAAAAGTGGGCGCTCAAGGGTTTTCGCAAAATTCGAGGTGAATCTTCAATCGCGCTCTATTGATAATGTTCAGAAGAATACAAAAAGGTCGGTAGAGCACAgtattttcttatcaaaaaaggtgtaaaaaattcaattttcagcactttCACCTTATCAGTAgatcatttttgacattttcagccctattTTTAGACACTTCCTCATGCAATAGGTATTACCGATGACACAAACCCTGCGGGGAAACCAGTTTTCGATCggattatttttgtttagttGTAGGTTTACGGgggaaaaatcactgaaaacgCTACGATTttactattgattttttttgaaaaaattcgactttaaagaaaaaaaaatttttttgcgattttttttcaaaaattctgaaaaaaaactgttttttttttgatttttggatttttccggGGTTtcatcgtgtttttttttcaatattttcttcaaaaactacaaaaaatccaTACAAATCCGCAAAAacgcaatttcaaaattacagtaatccttaaaggcgcacaccttttcacatttagcaaaaattgtcgtttcgagaccgggtaccgtatttttcggcgcaaaaatcgcgaaatttccctgctttttacgaaaaacttcaattctgACCCCGGGAACACGTTATGcactagatttttttctagaattttctttaaaaaaatcatttctctCATTAACACCTTCTCGACTCGCACACAACTATTCAAACTGCGTCCTTTTcgatttcgtaatttttttctcttaattatcaacgaaaaaatcgatattttttccagatcaaaATAGACGGCACATGATCTGCGGTGCAATCGTCACCATTTTGGTGACGTGGCACGTGTGTCTGACGTCAGAGACCGAGGATTTTATGTAAGAAGGAAACCTCTTCCACAGCCactccacgtggtgtcaggctgtctcttTGCGGTTTGGTCTACcgaaaatgcgggaattttcccCCAggaaagtgtgacgtcagttgaaaattttgcttctcttctcccgcatttttcgaaaatcaaaccgaaa containing:
- the abhd-11.2 gene encoding sn-1-specific diacylglycerol lipase ABHD11 (Confirmed by transcript evidence); its protein translation is MLVSRNLAKTISNSKNAKNIHTSCRKFAPVPMTYASYSSPELDRNSPLVIVHGLFGQKQNWNSVGKALHKKLEAPVYAVDVRNHGSSPHTETMSYTEMAEDLVLFIDKVKEETKKTRVNLLGHSMGGKIVMRLAIDSKWSDRIEKLIVEDVSPKGYSRRHLEFRELIKTMRNVDLCRTRKEILKDLESAIPDLAMRQFILTNLQPSSENEGQMEWKININTIDSHVDEILGYTLPVGSFRGPTLFLHGANSGYVPDDHKPDIKCLFPQVQFDAIPDSGHWVHAEKPQLFINSVYKFLKP